The Eriocheir sinensis breed Jianghai 21 unplaced genomic scaffold, ASM2467909v1 Scaffold47, whole genome shotgun sequence genome includes the window GAACGcgcgactcgttttttgctctaaaGTCTCGAACAGCGCCGTGAAGTAGTCTCCCAAATCTTGCCGCTCAGTCTGCTGACACATGGAGTCTATCTTTCTGAAATAGACTCCTCATGCCATAAAATTGATGACAAAAGTTTTATTagcgggcgagagagagagagagagagagagagagagagagagagagagagagagagagagagagagagagagaggttgtcgtatctgtatctccatgggtagtttcatgagcctggtgatagtttgagaaggcttctgtaccatgaatgtgaagaaaaaaaaacacggcagcactgccgtctcttttatctctaaggctgaattcttcgctcaaactttctgcaacaactccactctggacgattctgggcgtattcctcttactcatcccccctccgactactttatgcctgttattaagtttcgtcataatgatgttttctatgccctctctggccttaattCGCAGacggcttatttttttttttttttacaacaaaggaggcagctcaagggcacaaaaaagacaataataaaaaaaaagcccgctaatcgctgctcccataaaagaatcagacgaggtggccaaaagcaaggtcaaattcgggaggagaggtgtcctgataccctcctcgtgAAAaaagttcaggtcgtaggcaagaggaaatacagatgaaggatgcttgttccagagtttaccagcgtgagggatgaaagagtgaagatgctggttaactcttgcataaggggtctggacagtatagggatgagcatgagtagaaagtcgtgtgcagcggggccgcatgagtgggggaggcatgcagttagcaagttcagaagagcagtaagcgtggaaatatcgatagaagatagaaagagaggcaacatcgcggcagaatttaagaggtagaagactatcagtaggaggaggagagctaatgagaggaagagagccttagcctccactctgtccagaagagctatgtgagtggagcccccccacacgtgagatgcatactccatacgagggcggacaaggcccctgtatatggatagcaactgcgcgggggagaagaactggcggagacgatacagaacgcccaacctcgaggaagctgatttagcaagagaggagatatgaagtttccagctgagattttgagttaaggatagaccgaggatgtttagtgttgaagaaggtgacagctgagtgttgtcgaagaataggggataggtgtttggaagattgtgtcgagttgataggtggagaattgagttttgaggcattgaaggacacaaggttccttctgcctcagtcggaaatgatagcaaggtctgaggttgagcgttctgcagcctccagtctggagtcgtatacttcctgttgtgatggtcttctattgaaagaagttgaataatgcagagtggagtcgtcggcgtacgagtggacaggacagtttgttatggaaagaagatcattgatgaataacaggaagagagtgggtgataggacagagccctgtggaacgccactgttgataggtttaggggaagatctGTGACCGTCTAcgaccgcagagatagaacggccggaaaggaaactggagataaaggaacagagagagggatataatccgaaagagggcagtttagaaagcaaagactggtgcaagactctatcgagtgctttcgatatgtctagcgcaacagagaaagtttcaccgaaactgctaagagaggataaccaagagtcagttaagagagcaagaagatcgccagtagaacgccccttgcggaatccatactggcgatcagatagaagattataagtggaaaggtgcttttaaatcttccagttaaggattgattcaaaagctttagatagacatgaaagtaaagctattgggcggtagtttgagggattggagctgtcactcttcttaggcacaggctgtacaaagacataattccagcaggaaggaaagatagatgttgataggcagagacgaaagagtttgaccaggcagggtgtcagcacagaacacagtttttgaggacaataggaggcactccatcaggtccataagccttctgagagttgaggccagagaaagcatagaaaacatcattaggaagaatcttaataacaggcataaaggaatcagaggggggatatatagaaggaatatgcccagaatcgtccaaggtggagttcttacagaaagtttgagcgaagagctcagccttagagacaaatgaaacggcagtgctgccgtcagggttaaggagaggagggaacgaggaagaagtgaaattggaggagatatttttggctagatgccagaagtcacgggaagaattagaagcaaggtgttgacattttctgtttatgaaagaagttttggtaagtcggagaatagatttggcacgattccgggctgaaatgtatagatcaaagttagtgggagttcgaaggctctggaaccttttgtgagctgcctatctatctatctatctaaatatatatatatatatatatatatatatatatatatatatatatatatatatatatatatatatatatatatatatatatatatatatatatatatatatatatatatatatatatatatatatatatatatatatatatatatatatatatatatatatatatatatatatatatatatatatatatatatatatatatatatatatatatatatatatatatatatatatatatatatatatatatatatatatatatatatatatatatatatatatatatatatatatatatatgcctgagGTTCCTGCCAGAAAGTGACGTCACCGAGgggaaggcctgtgattggggcGCGCACGAGGGCCTTGGGGACGCCGGAGGCAGTTGATTCGAACCTCGGTCGGGACCTGAGGCTCGTAGCGTGGCGGTGCACGGACCCCCTTGAAGAAAGTGCCTGGAATTGGCGGTGTTTGGGTTTGTGGACTTTATTAGAGGGTTTCGACGGTCAACAAGTGGCCGGATCCCGGTGGAACAGTGTGGGAActgtgacaaaggaaataaaccacgTTAAACCGGCGGATTGTGTTTCTCTGAGCCCGCCGAAGTGGAAGGGGTTTGCTTTCTCCACAGTAAAGTGCACTGGTGGCCAGAGGCTGGATTTCACGCACGCTGTCGCTCTCGGAGGGAACACAGGGTGGCACACACGCCTGGGAGTCGCACCTCAGGGGACCAAGGACCCGGAAGTAACGTGAGTAGCCCATCCAGACGTTGGACGCCAGCCACAAGGAGCGGTGAGTCTCCTGGGGACGCTGACGGGGTTTTCGGGCGCCTGGGTGAGGTTACAGGAAGGTTACAGTGGTGTCAGGTGTTCGGGATATTGTTGGTCTGTCTGAGGGTGCCGCTGGAGTTGCGTGTGGTGCTACGGGGAGTGTTGGGACAGTGTGAGAGCGACGGGCAGCGTGTGGGAGGGTTACGCCCTGTGTGCACGCGTCGCCATTTTCTTGTCCGGTCTTGCTGCGTGGACGCCGCGTGGGGGAATCAGCTGACCGGAAAAGCGGGAAGAGGATCAGCTGTTGTTTACCTCCCAGCGGGCGGGCTTAGGACTGTTACGGACTGTCTGTGGTGTGTTCTAAGTCATGGCAGGGAAGGAAGTTACCCTGGAGGACctgctggccgccctcagtgcccaggTGGAGGCTGTGACGGGCATGAGGAAAGACATGACTGAAGGTTTTGACGCTCAGCGCCGTGAAGTGACTGAAAGCCTGGCAAGTGTacgggaggaggtggcggggagtgCCGAGCGGGTATTTAAAGAGCTCAGGGCACACCTAGCGGAGGAGTGTAACCGTgttaaaaaggaggtgaaggaagaggtgctTGAGGAGGTGTTTACTAAGGCCGAGGTTAAGGCTGAAGTGGAAGGGGTTGCCAGAGAGTTAAGGAAGTATGTTGACGAGGCTATGGGTGCTAGCCAAGGCTTTGTCGCCCCTCAGGGAAACATGCCGCTCAGGGTACACGAGCAGCGCAgtggggatgaggggggaagTGACATTAGTGATGACAGGAGCAGGTTTCGTCCCCTGGTTCCGGCAAGCCTCTCGCCCGCGGCACCCGTGTTTCAACCTCTGGGCACTCCGGCTAACGTgttatcgcctcctccttccccggcAGGCTCGGTAAAGTCATGCCACTCGTGCACCAGCTCCACGACACGACGGCTCCGGGACGGGACGAGGCGCCGGCCACAGGAGTTCGATGGGAGTGTCTCTTGGGAGGCATATAAGACACAATTCGAACTCCTGGCGAGCGCCCGTCAGTGGAGTCGGGAGGAAATGGCCCTGCAGCTGGTGTGCGCGCTCAAGGGAGCGGCGCTCGAGGTTCTGAACCAGCTGCCGGCCGCCCAACGGAGCTCCTACAGCGAGGTGACAGCTGCTCTGGAGCGGAGGTACGGGCATCAGCATCAGTCTGAGGTGTTCAGGACCAGGTTTCGGGCTCGGACAAGGGGCCCGGGGGAAACCCTGACACGCTTGGCGCAAGACTTGGAGGTGCTGGTGCGCCGTGCGTACCCAGGGGCAGGTGAGGAGCTAATCACCATCCTCCTGCGGGATCAGTTTGTTGACGCTATCGATAATCAACAACTGAGGATTTATGTGCAGCAGGCACACCCCAAGGACCTTCAGGAGGCTTTGGCCAGGGGCTTGGAGCTGGAGTCGTTTCTCAGGACAACAAGGGAGAAACCCAGCGGGAACCATAGCCCTTACAAGGTGAAGGCGAAGAAGGGGAGCGTGGGGAAGTCGTCCTCCAGTCCTTCACCACCCCCAGGTGAGTTCAAGGGGAACTGTTTCTCGTGCGGGCAGCAGGGACACTCCAGGAAGTACTGCCCGGGGAGCAAGAGCAGCAGAAAGGCTGGCGGTACGGGAGCGGGGCCGACTCAGTACAAGCCCTGCTGTTACAACTGTGGCAAGGGTCACCGGACTTCAGAGTGTACCTTGGTCCCCGCCACAGACTGTAAGGAGGCCGCGGGAAACCGGGACGGGCTGGCGGAGGGGGGCAAGCACCAGTCGGAGGAGAAGAAGCCCCAATCCGCCTAAGTTGCCGCGCTGAGGTTGCCCGGACCGTTCAGGTGGGTGGGCAAGTGGATGGGAATTCTTGCTACCTGACGGTGGACTCGGGCGCCGAGCGCACGTTCGTGCAGGACGGCATGCTGGCAACCGGACAGCCCCCGGTGGCCAGGCAGCAGCTGTGTGGGATTACGGGACACTGCACACAGCTCAGGGGGCCAGTGGATGCCAGGGTAACTGTGGGCGGCACGGAGGAGTGTCTTCCTGTCTTCGTGGCTGACGTCGGGGAGAACTTGCTGGGACTAGACTATCTCCAGCGGAGCAGGGCGGTGCTGGATTTCGGGGATATGACCATGGCGGTCGGAGGCAACGTGGTGCCGCTAAGGGAAGGCGGCGGAGGCGCAGTGGAGTGTGCTGTCTCTGTCGAGACTCACCGAACCCATGCTGCGTCACCCCCCGAAGCCAGCCACCGCTGCCgactagggaaggagaaggagagtctaGTTCCGGACGGGTGTGAAGGTGTACAGACGAATATGGACCCGGTAGGTCTGGTCGAGGGCACGCAGGAGAGTAGCACTGGGGTTCCACCTCATCTGCAGGATCTATTGCAGAGGAGCTCGGTATGCCTGTCCGGAGAACAGGTGGACGAGGTGGGAAAAGTGCTGACTCAGTATGCGGATGTGTTCTCGAAGGGAGACCATGACCTGGGCCGGACCAGTCTGGTAAAACACCACATCCACACAGGAGACAGTCGTCCTGTCAAGTTGCCGCCCGGAGGATTGCGCCTGCACGACGGCTGGAGGTGGAAAAAGCCGTGGAGGAGCTGCTCGCACAAGGGGTTATTGAAAAGTCGTGCAGCCCATGGAGTGCCGCTGTCGTCCTCGTTAAGAAGAAGGATGGGTCCACCAGGTGTTGCGTGGACTATCGGGGCCTTAACGCGGTGACGACAAAGGACTCTTACCCTCTCCCGAGGGTGGATGACACGCTGGATGCGCTCACGGGGCACAGTGGTTCTCGACCTTGGATCTGAAGTCCGGCTACCACCAGGTTGAGGTagcggaggaggacagagagaagaCGGCCTTCTCGTCTGGGCAAGGACTGTACCAGTTCAAGGTAATGAGTTTCGGACTAGTGAATGCCCCGGCAACGTTTGAGCGTTTGATGGAGCGTGTGCTGGAAGGGTTGCTCTGGAAAAGCGCCCTGGTGTACTTGGACGATGTACTAGTGTACGGGGACTCGTTCAAGCTGGCTCTGGAAAGGTTAAAAACAGTGCTGGACAGGCTCAGGGCGGCTAATGTGAAACTGAGTCCTAAAGTGCTGTCTTTTAAGGAAGGaagtgccgttcctggggcacaTAGTGACTAGTGAGGGGGTGAAAACAGACCCGGGTAAAGTTGAGTCAGTAAAGGAGTGGCCGGTGGCGCGTAGTGTGACTGCAGTTCGTGGGTTTATCGGACTGTGCACGTACTACCGGCGGTTCGTGAAGGGTTTGCTCAGACCGCAGCGCCACTCCACCACTTGACTCGGAAAGGGCCTGCTTTCACTGGAGCGAGGACTGTCAACGGGCTTTTGAGGAGTTGAAGGGGGCCCTTGCTAATGCCCCTGTGTTACCGTACCCTGACCCCACAAAGGTGTACATTCTGGACTGCGACGCTAGTGCTGAGGGCGTGGGAGCGGTTCTGTCCCAGGAAAAGGATGGGCAGGAATGGGTTGTCTCCTACTTCAGCCGGAAGTTCTCTGCGCCAGAGAGGAACTATTGCGTCACACGTAAGGAGTTGTTGGCAGTGATTCAGGCTCTGGATCACTTCCATCCGTACTTGTACGGGGCCAAGTTCAAGGTCAGGACGGACCATGCTGCGCTGAGGTGGTTAAAGAACCTCAGGAACCCGGAGGGTCAGCTAGCCAGGTGGATTGGCAAGCTTGAACAGCACGACTACCACATTGAGTACCGGCCGGGGAAACTGCACGGTAATGCGGACAGTTTAAGTCGCCGGCCCTGCGAAAGTGACTGTGCGCATTGCAGCCGCCGGGAGGGGGAGCCTGTGAGCGTGAAGGCTGCCGCGGTTGCCAGTGACACTAGTTGGGGAGAGGACCTCGGACAGGCCCAGCGGGAGGACGCGGACATTGGGCCCATAGTGACACTGCgggaagaaggcgaggaaaaaCCGCCTTGGGAAAGTGTTGCACCGTTGAGCCCTGCAGGTAAGGCGTTGTGGCAACAGTGGGCAGTGCTACGCCTGAGTGATGGGGTGCTGCAGAGGCGGTGGGAGACAAGTGGCGGCGGTGTGGCCTTCTGGCAGACAATAGTTcctgggaaaatgagaaaggaactgGTGCGCGAGGCTCACGGTGGTAGTGCGAGCGGCCACTTCGGTGTGCGTAAGACCCTCGGAGGTTAAAGCAGAGTGTGTACTGGGTAGGCATGCGAAAGGACGCGACTGAGTGGTGCAGGAGTTGTGACGTGTGCTGTGCCAAGATGGGCCCCGGGAGAAGGACTGTGGCTCCCTTACAGGTGTACCAGGTAGGGGCACCCATGGAGAGGGTAGCAGTGGACATTGTGGGCCCATTCCTAAGACAGTTCAGGGGAATCGCTTTGTGTGCGTGGCCATGGACTATTTTACTAAGTGGCCGGAAGCGTTCCTCTCCCGAACCATGAGGCGGGCACAGTGGCGGGGTGTTGGTGGACGAGTTCTTTGCCCGGTTTGGTGTGCTGCACGAGTTGCACTCCGACCAAGGGAGGGAGTTTGAGTCGGCCGTGTTCCGGGAGTGCTGTAGCTTGCTGGGCATTAAAAGACTCGTACCACACCCTACGGCCTCAGTCAGATGGCATGGTGGAACGCTACAACCGCACCCTAGGTCAGGAGTTGGCAAAGTATTgccaggagggacaggaggattggGACTTGAAAATCCCCCTGGTACTGATGGCTTACCGCTCGGCCGAACACGAGGTGACTGGGTACACGCCCGCGCGGCTGATGTGTGGACGGGAGTTCCGGCTGCCAGTGGATCTGGTGACTGGCAGGCCGTCGGACGAGGAGATGCCCACTACAGTCACCCCCTACGCTATCGCCCTCCAGGACCGTCTCCAGCAAATACACCATCAGGTGAGGGCTAACCTGAAGGTGTCGGGCGAGACGATGAAAGACCGGTACGATCGGCGGGCCAAGTCACCACCTTTCAAGGAGGGGGACAAAGTGTGGTTGCACAACCctcggaggaagaaagggttgtcCCCCAAGCTCCAGAGCCCCTGGGAGGGGCCCTACGACGTGGAACGGGTCCTTTCTGACGTCACATTCCGCATACGCCAGGGGCCTCACAGGCGTGCCATGGTGGTGCACGCGGACCGGCTCTGGCGGTACCACGGTCCCGGGGACTTCTCCTGGGAGGAGGAAGCTTCGCTGGcgggcagcgaggaggaggaggaagcggacctGGGGCTGGGGGTCGAGGAGCCCCTGGTGACGGAGGATTAGGAGGACCTGGACCCGAGGGAACCGGAGCccatggtgttggaggaggacgcGGGCGAGGAGGTGTGTCCCTTGGACGGGGCATCTGCAGGAGGTAATCTTGGGCCGGAGGTAAGGAGGCCCAGGAGGGAGCGGCGTCTCCCCGGTTGGATGGATGACTTTGTTTGTGACTGAGCACATGTTTAGTTGAGTTTACTTTATTTGGGCGGgatatgtgttttcttttttggggggagcgaGGACGCTCCATCTTTCTGGGAGGGGTGAtgttacggctgcctgaggttccccaggaagtgacgtcaccgagggggaaggcctgtgattggggcACGAGGGCCTTAGGGGACGCCGGGAGGCAGTTGGATTCGAACCTCGGTCgggtgctcttctgaacttgctaactgcatgcctcccccactcatgcggccccgctgcacacgactttctgctcatgctcatccctatactgtccagaccccttatgcaagagttaaccagcatcttcactctttcatccctcacgctggtaaactctggaacaatcatccttcatctgtatttcctcctgcctacgacttgaactttttcaagaggagggtatcaggacacctctcctcccgaatttgaccttgcttttggccacctcgtctgattcttttatgggagcagcgattagcgggcttttttttattattgtcttttttgtgcccttgagctgcctcctttgttgtaaaaaaaaaaaaaaaaataagccgtCTGCGaattaaggccagagagggcatagaaaacatcattatgacgaaacttaataacaggcataaagtagtcggaggggggatgtgtaggaggaatatgcccagaatcgtccagagtggagttgttgcagaaagtttgagcgaagaattcagccttagagataaaagagacggcagtgctgccgtgttttttttttcttcacattcatggtacagaagccttctcaaacta containing:
- the LOC126992471 gene encoding uncharacterized protein LOC126992471 → MVERYNRTLGQELAKYCQEGQEDWDLKIPLVLMAYRSAEHEVTGYTPARLMCGREFRLPVDLVTGRPSDEEMPTTVTPYAIALQDRLQQIHHQVRANLKVSGETMKDRYDRRAKSPPFKEGDKVWLHNPRRKKGLSPKLQSPWEGPYDVERVLSDVTFRIRQGPHRRAMVVHADRLWRYHGPGDFSWEEEASLAGSEEEEEADLGLGVEEPLVTED